Below is a genomic region from Pseudanabaena sp. PCC 6802.
TTCCTAATGGATACTGCTGTTCCCTATGTCGAAGCCGTCTTTTTCCGCTCGTTCCCATTCCGAGGCACGGTTTCCTACAACGCTCAAGCATACCAAATCTCCAGCGATCCTGCCGACTTTAACTATGGCGCTCTCTATGCCGATCCGCTACCCGTAGGTGGCGCTGGCATCCCACCCACATTACTGATGCAGGACATGCGCCACTTTATCCCAGACTATCTGCAAGAGATCTACGATCGCAGTTCGCGTGGCGAAGCCGACGTGCGGGTGCAAATTTGCGTCTCCTTCCAAAAATCGATGTTTTGCGTTACTACCGCTGCCATTAAGGGCTTAGCACCGCATCCAATGGACACGACCGATCCAGAAGAAAAGCAAGCCAACCGCGTCTATTTACAAAAGTGGTTGAAGCGCCTGGAAAAGTCGCGCCTACTAGACGTGCAAACTGACACATAGTACACCAAAACCAAAGTTTTGGAGGGGGGTGGAGGGGGTGAAACCCCCTTCTGGGGGCTTTGCCCCCATTCCCCCATGTTGCAAAATTTATGATTTGCAACACTAGTTTATCGAGTCAGAGGTTTTGAGAAAAACTTTTAAAAACTGAGCCAGTTAAAAATCTGCTCAGAAGTTAATTCTAATTCAAGACCATTGAGCACTGGAATGCGATCGCTTCCTTGGAAAATTTGGATGCGGCGATCGCCAAACACAACTAAAATATTCCGATCTTCAGGATCGAGCAACCAACCCAACTCCGTGCCATTTTCGATGCAATGTAATAAATTTGCTAAGACCTTATAGCGTTTTTCAATTGAGAACAGGTTTTATTGACGGGGTGAAGGGGTTCCACACGGCAGTGGCTCTAGCGGGGAACCCCCAAGACCGCCCTGCCTCCCCTTCTTGGGGGCAACGCCCCCAAACCCCCTTCTCGTTTTCATCTGAAAACCGCTATATTTTGTCTTTGTTCGTGAGAGAGAATTTCAATCGCCCAGTCAGGATGAGTCTCAAAACGGTTCGCAACTTCACCTAAGTCATTACACGGGATTCTACCCCAACGAAATACAGACAGATCGGGAACGATAGAAGCTCCAGCAAAATTACAGCGCAACTCTGGAAAAGCGATCGCGAGCTTGGCAGGTCGCGTAGATTGGTTAATAGTTTCGCAAAGCGTACCTTGTAATAAGCTATGTTTTCCTTGCGGCATAGCTTTTTGAGTAATTTTCTCGTTGAGAAATTCGGAGGCAGGCTTAGTCTCAGGCAGATTGAGAAATGCTTCTAAGCTAATCGGCTTTGTTGATGTGGTTACCATTATTTCACGGTTGTTTCAGAAATTAAAGGTTGCAAATTAATGAATGTGCCCTCACAGAAACCTACATGATTAGTAGATTTTACAACGCTTACAAACGTCTTTGACTTTACAACCGGAACCCTATAGCGTTTTTCAATTGAGAACAGGTTTTATTGCCGGGGTGAAGGGGTAGAACCCCTTCTTGGGGGCAACGCCCCCAAACCCCCTACTCTTTCCGATCTGAAAACCGCTATAGAGCAGGCATCGATTCAATGACATTGAAAAACGCTATACGATCGATCGAGTAATCACTGAGAGATTTCAAGAATTAGCTTTTTACATATTAATTCCAGATAATGTTGCTTTATCTGTATTTAGGTTATGGACGCAGAAAATCCAGGTGGTTCCCCGGTTTACTGTGCAGATCGTGGAGAGTTCCTTCCAAAACTAGCTCGCCGCGATCTAGCACTACAAGCCAATCCGCTCGATTAATTACTCTGGGACGGTGACTGATTAGAACTGTTGTCTTACCCCTGCGATGTAACAATAATCGATCGAGTACTTGGGCTTCGCTGGCAGGATCGAGACCAGCAGTCGATTCATCCAAAATCAGTATGGGTGGATCGCTAACAATCGCTCTAGCGATCGCCAGCCGCTGCCGCTGCCCGCCGGATATGTTGGCACCGAACTCACCGAGTACCGTTTGATATTTATCCGGTAGATTGCTGATAAAATCATCAGCTTCAGCAATCTGACAAGCTTTCACAATCTGCTCGAAAGTCGCGTGCGGAGCACCTAAACGGAAATTTTCTAGAATAGAACGGCTCCAAAAATGAGGTTCTTGTGGGATTAGAACTACCTGTTGGCGAAGGCAATCGAGGGCGATATCTTGCAGGTTATAGATACCAATGCGAATGTTGCCAGATTGAAGATCGTACAGGCTGGCAATTAATTTCGCCAAACTGCTTTTCCCACAGCCAGATCTTCCAATCAAAGCGGTAATCTTACCACCTGGAATAGTTAAAGAAAAATCTGTCAGCAAGTTCACTCTACCAGCATAGTGATAATTAAGTCGCGTACAAGCGATATCTGCATCGCTAGGAATAGCAACCCAGGGTTTGGGAGCGCGGCCTTGGGTTTCGGGGGTAGAATCAATCACTTCAGCAAGACGCTGGACTGCAGTATTGGCGCGAATAAAATCACTAACAAAGCGAACGACGACATTGAGGAATACGAGGAAGTTTGCATTCATCGTGTTGAATGCCAGTAGCTGACCGATGCTGAGTTCCTGACTAATTACCAAGTGGCTGCCAAACCAGAGCAAAATCACATTGCCCACTCCTGCCACAAAAATGGAGAACGTGCGATTGATAATACCAATTTGAATTGTTTTAAAAGTGACATTGGCTAAGCGTCCGAATCGACTTTGAAATTCCTCCCAAAATTGTGGGGCGGCACTTGTGGTTTTGACGGTAAGCGCCCCCTTAAACGTCTCCACCAAAACACCTTGATTCTCTGCTTCTATTACCAATAACCTGCGGATGCGATGGCGCAACACGGGCATCAAAACAATCGTCGATATCGTCATAAATGCCGCGATCGCTAGCGCCACAGCCACTAATTTCCCACTGTAGTACAGCATTAAGCCTAGAGATATGACAGCAACAAACAATTGGCTGGGTAAACTCACCACCACCTGGGAAACTAGCTGGTTAATTTCTTCAATATCTCGCAAACGACTGACTATTTCTCCACTGCGATGGGATTCGTAGTATGAGAGTGGCAAGCGTAAAATTTTTCGCCCAAACTCCAGGATTAGTCCCAGTTCCAGCCGCTGGGCAAAGTGGGCAATTAGATTAAATTGCACGAGCTGCAAGCTACTACTCATGAGTTGCATTACCCCTACAGCCGCGACAATTCCCACTAGCAATTGACGATCGCCCCGTACCAATACATCATCAGTGAGGATTTGAATTAAAAATGGCAAGGCAAGCGAGAGTAAGCCCAGTATGAGATTAATCAGTAAAGCTTCGCCCAAGATAGAACGATAACTCCAGACAGGATTGAGAAATCGCCAAAAGCTAGCGATCGCATCGTCCTCTTTCTCTGTAAAGCGGATTGGATCTGGCTCTAATAAGAGCGTTACGCCATGCGTCCAACCTGCTAACAGTTCTTTTCTAGACAGATAGAGAATCCCAACTGCTGGATCGGCAATGACGTAGTTTTGCCCTCGCTGCCCGTAGAAAACTACATAGTGATTGCCTTGCCAGTGAATAATTGCTGGTAGAGGCAGTTCCTTCATCCGATCCAGGATCTGTGGGTCTGCTTTAACGCCTCTGGAGTTGAACCCCAGTGTCTCTGATCCTTGAATCAACCCTAGCAGTGTAGTACCTAGTTGCCCAGTACCAACGGCTTCGCGGATATGACTGATGCTAAAGTTACGTCCATAATATTTGGATATTGTTGCCAAACAAGCAGCACCGCAATCTTCTTCACTATGCTGTAGGACGTTCTGGTATTTCATTCTCAATATTTTTCCCATATCTGACTGCTCGCAAGATGATGGGAGCCGATCGCGACTCAATCGAGCGGCTCCATCACGAGTCGTGTATGTCAGCTTGAGCCATCTTCTGCAATCTAGACAGGGTTACATGTCTAAATAGCAAATCGCGCTCAAGGCTCTTCTACAGATACATTAAGAAAGATTAACGACGTCCACCTTTGTCATCACCAGCATCATGCCCAGGAGGATCGTCAGCACCGTGTTTGCCACCATTGATAGCAGAGGCTTCTGCTGCCGTCAGTTCGATCAGAAGTTTGCTCTTTTGATTATCTTTCATGATTTTCTCCGTAAAAAGTTATTTTGTAGTGAACGAGCGGTTACATATCCAAAGACAACTCTCATCATGCCAGCTATAGATGAGGGGAAATTGGACAAAATGCTATTGTGAATCGAACAGCGATCGCGCAGAATCCTTGGCCAACTAGAAACTAGCGATTTTGCAGAGAATACTACTTCAGCATTCCCAAGATAAGCATGATAAAGTGTTAGGTTTACCAATCGATTCAAAAGCTTCTATGTAACCATCTAGGGGTATTACGGAGTTACCCTGATTCTGGATCACAATTTCTGAAAATTTTTTGCTTAACCACACAACTCCTACCAACAAAGGATTAGAGGTTTTCCTGTTACAACTCGCTAGTCATCACGAGAAATTTTTTCTTAGGATCGGAAGAGTTAGTGGTTGATTCACGCGATATCCGCATGAACTTCACAGCGCTGCTATATTCTTTAACAGGTATTGGAAGTACGCTGACAATTTGACCAGTCGAAGTAGTATTGAACTTGCCACAGAGAATTTTCTTATCCTGGGTAAACGCCCATAAGTAATATGCTTCTCCTTCTGGTAAGGTCGGTAGATTGTGGAGACCAAATAACGCTTTACCAGTGTGTAAGTCCAATATAACTTTCCCTGAGGCGTTTACAGCAGCAGGCGTGCCCCTCAGTTCAAACACATAAGTTTCCACCACCTCTCGATTGCTATCAAACGTCATCTTGACCGAGGTCAGTTTTTGGCGCAAGTAATAATTGTCAACTCCGAGTGCTAGAGTTGCTAAAGCAATAGCGGCAAGGACAACTTTCCCCCAGTCAGGTTTAGGCAACCGTCTAGCTCTAGGCAATTCAGCCACAGAAGATCGTACTGCCCCCATAATCTTTGTTTTCAGATGAAGAGGTGCAGTTAATCTAGGGGAGAGGTGCGCCATCAGTCCCATGACTTCTTGCAACTGTTCTATGCGAGCGAGCGATGCAGGATTTTCCTGGAGGTAACGTTCGAGTTCCACCGTTTCTTCAGGGGAGAGCGCATTAAGAACATATCCTGCCGCTAACTCTTCCAAGTGTTCTGGTAATGGCTGTTGGGAGGTTGGTTCAGGCATAGAATATCTAGCTCATCAGGTCTTGTAGTGATTGTCTTAGCTTAGTAAACCCCAAACGAAACCAACTTTTAACAGTGCCGACGGAAACTTCCAGATGCTGGGATATTTCCTGTTGTGTCAGCCCACCAAAGTAGGCCATTTCAATTGCTATACGCTGCTTGTCTGGCAAATCCTCTAGCGCAGATCGGACGCGCTGAGCTACTTCATCAGAAGCTACTTCATCTAGAGAAACTATTCCAGGTTGTCCAGTATTAACCTCCTTACCCGATCGCTCCAGCATGTTTAAAGTTTTCTTTTGCCATCGCAAGCGATCGATTGCCCGCGATCGCACCAATATCATCAAAAAAGTCTTGAGCGATCCTCGCTCTGGGTTGTAAGTACAGTTTTGCCATAAGTTCAGAAAAACTTCTTGAAGCAGATCTTCTGCCTCTTGATGATTTCTGAGAATTTGCCATGCCAGGCTATACATGAGATCTCCGTAGCAGTCATATAACTGCTCCAAAATAGAGGGATGTTTTGCTTTTAGCGCCCTAAACAGCTCTAAATCCGAGAGCGGGTTTTCCACAGGAGATGCAAAGTAGCCGATAGTCAATTGGATCTCATTTAACCAGAAAATCAGAGTACTCTCTAACCGTTTTCCACTTTCCCCTGTAAGGAAGTAGTCCTACTTGCTCCTTCATCCCATGACGTTAGTGGCCATATAAAACAACTACACCATAATTAACTATCGCTACTTAATAATGTATACGGCAGACAAAATCACTTGGATCACTGTCTAGCATTAATTTTTGCAATTATTGTGATCCGAAAATAGCCCTTCTTCGTAAGTATAGTGTTACAGAGTTCGGTATGGGTCGCAAAGGTATTGATTGCAACCTAGGGTGTTAGATGCTTAACGAAACCAATTTTGACTTTCTCAAGCCCATTCAAAGTGAAGAATTTCTGCCCCCGCTAGGTCGATGGACGGTAATGGGCGGGCTGTTTATTTCTACTGCATTTGTGGCAACAGTCACCCTTGCAGCCGTTATTCGGTATACCCCCAGTGTCAGAGTCTATGGCACAATTCGCCCAACCGGAGAAATAAGGCTTGCCCAGTCAGCAATTGAAGGGATTGTTAGCAGCATCCACGTCCAAGAACATCAGACGATAAAACGGGGTCAGGCGATCGCCACGGTTGACAATTACCAACTCCAGACCAAACAAAAGCAGCTAGAGGCGTCCATCCAAAGCAGCCAGGCACAACTGACTCAAATAGCCACTCAAGTAGTTGCTCTAGATCGGCAGATGGCATCAGCCGCCCATTTGATGCATCGCACCGTTGCCTCTGCTCAAGCAACCCTCAGCCACAATCAACGCGACTATCGAGATCGGCAAATTACCACGCAGGCAGACGTGCAAGAAGCCTTATCTGCCATGGAGATGGCAAAGATAGAGATGCAGCGCTATCAAAAATTGGCAAACACTGGAGCCATTACCGATCTGCAAATTCAGGAAAAGGAACAGGCATTCAAAATTGCCCAGGCTCGCCTGGAGAAAGTAAAAGCGGCACTCGACCCCAGCAATGCTTCAGTCGCGATCGCGACAGAACAAATCGCCCAGGAACGAGCTAGGGGAGAAGCAGCACTGGCTGCGTTGCTTCAAGAACGCGATCGCGTACTCAGCAGACAAATCGATTTAAAGAATCAACTCGATCGCGATCTCCAGGAACTGCAAAAGATTAAAAGCGATCTGCAAAAGAGAACAGTTGTGGCACCAATCGATGGAACAGTGCTCAAACTAGATCTGCGCAATCCAGGTCAGATGGTACAGCCCGGTACTGAGATCGCCCAAATTGCCCCCAATCGCGCTCCACTCATTGTGAAGGCTCTAGTACCATCGCGAGATATTAGCAAGATCCAGATCTGCCAGGCAGAAAAGGCGACAGACTGTCAGGAGGGCAGGGTACAACTGCGAGTGGCTGCCTATCCTTACCCGGAATACGGTACGCTCAACGGTGCGATCAGATCGAGATCGCCTGACGCGATCGCTACTCAAAGTAATGAAATCGGTACGCCAAGCCAGTACTATGAAGTGACTATTCAACCCGAAAAGCTGTATTTAGAGAAGGGCGATCGTCAATATCCAATTCAAGCTGGCATGGAAATTTCCGCAGATATCCTCTCTCGCGAAGAGACTGTTTTGACTTTCTTGCTAAGAAAGACAAGACTATTAGCAGGTTTTTAGGGCTAACAGGGATATTCGCAGTACTCCGACACCCACTTTCTTTAGGGAGTCGTGAAGTGGAGCGGCACCGGAGCAAATCTTTGATACAATCGAGGCATTGCACGGTGGCGAACCTTTCAAAGGAAAAAGATGAAAATTACCCTTGATATACCCCAGGTCGAACTGGAAAGATTAATTGCGAGCGCGATCGCGGAACCGCGTATAACCCTCTATGACGTAAATTGGCAGCAATACCAAAACTTTATCGACCTGGTCTCCAGACATATCCAACCCGATCGAGAACCTGAAATGGTCAGGGCATGGCGCAAACTGGTAAGCACGTTGCAAATCGATGAATAGCTATCCTCTCCCTTCACTCACACAGAGTACTCATACGGATGAGAGACGGTCGGGCGATCGCCCGACCGACCTGAGATCTAGATACATCCACGATTTTTTGGCATCGCGCCATCTCGCTCCCAATACGCGCAAGGCTTATACCAAAGAATTAAATCGATTTCTCACCTGGAGCAATCTTCCACTTCCTGAGATCGGGACTAAGCAGATCGTTCAATTCAAACAATATTTAGAAGCGGAGCGACATCTCAAACCTGCTTCGATCAATCGCGCGATCGCGGCGATCGCGAGTTTTTACAACTGGCTAATCCAGGCTTATCCCAGCCAATACAGCCAGAATCCCACGCAGGCGATTGACTTCGCATCCGTGCCTGTTCCCATCGCTCGAGATTTATCAGAATCTGAGGTTATGCGCCTGTGGCATGTGGTGACAAATTCTAACGCTTCAGACTCCGTACAGTTGCGCAACGCCGCATTATTATCTATTCTCAGCCACGGGTTGCGCGCTAGCGAAGTAGCGGGTTTAACTGTCGGCGATTTTGACGGCAAGCGATTATACGTTCGAGTTGCTAAGGATGACTCCACAGGGACAGTACCTTTGAACGGACAAGCTAGAGAGCACATTACCAACTATCTCAACTGGAGAGAAAAGCAGTTTCAAAAACTAGCAGACTCATCTCCCCTACTACTTTCTTGCAGCAATCGCAATCAGGGAGAAGCTCTCAGCTATGAGGGCATTTACAAAATTGTGGCAGCGTGGGGGATAAAGGCAGAGATTCCAAACTTACATCCCCACAGGCTGCGACACACCTATGCTACCAAGCTATTGCTGCTAGGCATGGATAGCTATCTGGCTCGCAGTCTAACCCGCCACCAATCAGAGGCCAGCTTCAATCGCTATGCCAAGCGAGCCAGGTCTATAGCTGCTGAAAAAGCTTTTTATCAAGCGATCGGCGAGGAGAATGATTAGAATGCATCAAACCGCTCGACCTTTAAAACAAATCCAGGCAAAACTGCTTCCCCAGATAATGCCGTTGGCAGTTGGCGAATCTCTTTGGGTTGCCCTTGACGATAAATCTCTACTTCCTGCGCTTGGGGATTAAACATCCAGGCAAGTCGCACGCCGCTGTTCATATACTCTTGCATCTTTTGTCGTAACGTCTCCAGCTTATCTGTAGGAGAGCGCAGTTCGATCGCAAAATCTGGGGCGATCGGTGGGAATTTTTGGCGCTGCTCGGGAGCGAGTGCTTGCCAACGAGAGATCTCAACCCAAGCCACATCTGGCGAGCGATCGCCCCCACCCGGTAACTTAAATAGCGTAGAAGAGCTAAACACCTTACCTAATTGCGTCTGACGATTCCAGATTGCCAAATCTGTACCAATCTCTATTTCATTGTTGCCGCTCTCTCCTCCAACTGGTGACATAACAATCAAAGCTCCTTGGGCATTCCGTTCGAGCGGAATATCGGGATTGTTGATACAGAGTTGATAAAACTGCTCGTCGCTCAGATGTACGTGGGTGAGATCGAATACGAGTGGCAGTGTGAGCGAAGTCATAACAACACCTAGTCAATGGGTGAGTTTCAAACTATTATGCCATACTAGCTATAGCCATAGACAGATCTGTTAGGCCAGGGGGGTGTGGGGGTGTTACCCGACACGCGGTTAGAACATGTAGAACGACACAAGATTTAACCCTCCTCAGGGGAAGTAAATGGTACACCAGAATTAAGTCAGGATTTGAGATCTCAGGAGGTGTATATGCCCAGTGCAGTAGCTGTCCCCATCCGTCAACGGATGATAGAACTGCGTCAACAAGGCAAAAGTTATAGAGCGATCGCAGAGGCATTAGGACAATCGCGCCACAGTGTGCGGCAAATCTGTCGGCGCTGGAGCCAAGGAGGAGACAGTGCATTGACCCCGGATTATCAACACTGTGGACATGGAGGGATCCGCTCAGAGCGATTAATTTGGCGAGCCGCAATTTAGCTGAAACGACGTCACCCCGACTGGGGCGGCGGCATCATCCGGGTGCAATTGCAACAACGCTGGCCACAACAGCAAATCCCGAGCGAACGGACATTGCAGAGGTGGTTTGTGCCAGCAGGGGTGTCCATCCCATTTTATCCCGCTGTCAGGGGACGAACCCGCTTAGAACTCCATCCTGATTTACTCATCTGCACTCGTCCCTATCGACGCTCCCAGGAAGCACAACTGTGGTCGTTACAACGGGTTTACACCTACCTGGCGCAGGGTTGCTGGCAACGGAAGGTGGATGCGTCTGGCAGAATCTCTCTCTACAACCGCAATTACACTGTTGCTCGTGCTCTAGCCAAACACCCCGTATGGGTGCGCTTTGATGCCTCCACTGGAGATTGGCTCGTTTTCGATGACGCTGGTCGCGAAGTCGCACGTACATTGGCATTGGAAATTAATCCGACCGTTATCTGTCAATTGCAACAGTATCGTTCCACAGCTAAGTATCGTACCCTCTTCCCCAAAACTACTCCTTGATGTAACCTGATGTCGCACACATGAGTGAACTGCGTGTCGGGTAACAGGGGCTGCGCCCCCACGCAGGGGTGAAACCCCTGCACCCCAAAAATAAAACCCGTTCTTAAGTGAAAACTGCCATAGCTTGATTTCTCTAAGGTGAATGCGATCGCTCTCTTGAGAACATTGCGATCTTTTCTACGTTTTGGTGTGACTTAGATCGCAGGTATTATGACTCCGGCAACAATAGAGCCTACAAACTTTTTGCATATTCGTGCCAGTAAGCCGCAGTCTCAGAAGTCTGCTTCAAAACCACATCTGGAAGTAAGTCTGCTGGCCAAAAAGCAAGATATAGCGTTTTTCAATTGAGAACAGGTTTTATTGACGGGGTGAAGGGGTAGAACCCCTTCTTGGGGGCAACGCCCCCAAACCCCCTACTCTTTCCGATCTGAAAACCGCTATAATAGAAATCTACAGGTTCTTCTTCCTCAAGAATAGTATCGACTTCTTTGCCGCGATCCATGTCACGAGCACAGCAGATTATTGTACAGTATTCTTTACGTTCTTCAACTCCTCAGCGTTAAGCACTTTCGGGACAACAATCGGAGTACGGGATTCCATAACAAAGAAGGGGGTTTGTTTGTACCTACCATCAAAACGCGCTTTCAGCATCATACCGATCGCGCGCAAGGTGCCAGATAGAACTCCTGCTGGTTTGGGCTTATTTTCCCCGATCGCCGATTCGGTGTTGACGTACATTCTGACAGGCCCCAACACGCTGTCCAACGAAGTTGGATCTGAAATCAAGCAGGTATGGATAACACCAATGAAAGAGAGGTTGGGGGTTGAAAGCGTATTACCGATTGGAGTATTACAACACGCAGCGTACCATCGCAGCATCCCATTCGCTGTAAGACGCATACAGGCCAAATTCTCGATGCCTTCGGTAAACGTGATATTAGCAGGGATGGTCTGAATAATGTTAGTTCCTCCCACTTCGTCGAGTATTTCAGGCTCTCGTTTTAGGAAACGGGCGAAGGCTTGGCAATCCGCACAGTAGCACACACATCTGTTTACTGCTTGACTTTGGTTCAGCGTGCCCTTGAGTTTGCCACAATGACAACGAATCGAGTTAGCCATAGTTTTTTGTGCCTCTTCTTAAAGAACCTGCGATCGTACGCAGTATAACGGTCGCAATCACCGGCCTCAGATAAACCTCATGTTGCAAATCATAAATTTTGCAACATGAGGGAATGGGGGCAGAGCCCCCAGAAGGGGATTTCACCCCCTCCACCCCCACCAAAACTTTTGTTTTGGTGTACTAGCCACAAACCAGCATACTTTTAAGTTCTGGTGCATTGCGGTTGTTATGCATTGCTTTGATGTTTCAGAGAAGGTACTAAATGCATCATAAAGTCACGCTTACCTATTGGTGCTCCTGCCATACGCAGGATATTGTACGCCGTTGTTATATGGAAATAAAAGTTTGGCATCAGAAAATCATCTACATACGAAAGTCCAGATAATTCTGCATATAGCCCTTGTCCAAGATCGAGCCGATTGAGTTCTGACAGTTTAGAATCAGTAATATTAATACTTGCCAACAACTCCTTAGTCGATGAAATATGACCACGCGCCTCATCTAGAGATGCTACATCGGGGTTCAAGTTATTCGCCGACTGTCCTAAGCACCACAATGCGAAATTGCGAGGCTGATTGCAAGTAAATGCGATTTGTGTGCCGAAAGGAAACATATCGGGCGCTATAGCAGTTTTCACTTGAGAACGGGTTTTATTTTTGGGGTGAAGGGGTGGAACCCCTTCTTGGGGGCGTTGCCCCCAAACCCCCTACTCTTTCCGATCTGAAAACCGCTATAGCTAAACTAAACCCTGACAAACCAATACTGCTCGGCATTGGCAATAATAAATTTCAGAGATAGGATGAAGCGATTTTGTCGATTGTTTGCTACGGCGTGACTACACCACATGCAATTCTAGTTTTCGCATCGACACCCGGAATTGTAGATTTGCCATTAGCTCCCGCATGAACGATTACAGCGGTACCGCCTGGTTTTAGTAGCGAATTGGAACCATTTCCTAGATTTAGACCTGGCAGAATCGCAGTTAACGTCCCCGTACCATCTGATTTTACTTTGATGTTGGGCAGATCGCCGGCTGGTGTTTTCCCTTTTGTCTTCGCTTCGTGTTTTGGCTTTTTAGTGGTTTTTGATGGATCGAAATGCTCGCCAGCGGATAAGAAGTTGGGCGGATCGCACTTACCGAATTCATGGACGTGAATGGCATGTTCGCCAGGATTCAGCCCCTTCACCTCTACAGTGGCTTGCAGTCCCTTGGGAGTTTCCGCGAATTTAACAGTGCCGATCGCCTGTTTTTTCGCATCCAGGAGTTTAGCTGTGGCAGTCTTGCCAGGAGCGGCTGACGTGCGGGTGGCTGGTAGGGCAATTGCGATCGGTAGGGCAATGCCGATCGTGAGGGCGAGACAAATCGATCGGCGATTGTGCATGGACTGCGTTAACATATAAATTCTCTCCTTAGCTTAGGTAAAAATTGTCTTCTGTTGGAGTTGATGCCACAGATCTAGAGCGTGCCTGGAAGCGTCCTCTTTGCCTTTAGCTAGAAACTCGTTAGCTGCAATTTGCAGGTCATGGAGTGCTTCTCTGTTCT
It encodes:
- a CDS encoding superoxide dismutase family protein, coding for MLTQSMHNRRSICLALTIGIALPIAIALPATRTSAAPGKTATAKLLDAKKQAIGTVKFAETPKGLQATVEVKGLNPGEHAIHVHEFGKCDPPNFLSAGEHFDPSKTTKKPKHEAKTKGKTPAGDLPNIKVKSDGTGTLTAILPGLNLGNGSNSLLKPGGTAVIVHAGANGKSTIPGVDAKTRIACGVVTP